A single Leptospira barantonii DNA region contains:
- a CDS encoding O-methyltransferase: MSKGSPPGKYGTSVFLNGLEEHIDNELVPRPIDILFQMEEDAAALGVPVLTPASGSVLRFLVESEQPEEILELGTGYGISLFWMASGLKRAAKIISLEREIDYIGRVRSYLEKHPFGDLDIHLLKTHCLQYLKDADEDPKANWNGKFVFIDCDKVLYPEIFRILKRLQPDVAVFDNVLWHGRIFDPSRQAPSDKSVREFWDEVRSSDLSYTLFPVGDGLLQIRFREKR, translated from the coding sequence ATGAGTAAGGGAAGCCCGCCGGGTAAATACGGAACCTCCGTTTTTTTAAACGGACTTGAGGAACACATCGATAACGAATTGGTTCCTCGTCCGATCGACATTCTTTTTCAAATGGAAGAGGACGCGGCCGCGCTTGGAGTTCCCGTTTTAACTCCTGCTTCGGGATCGGTTCTTCGTTTTCTCGTCGAATCCGAACAGCCCGAGGAAATTTTGGAACTAGGAACCGGTTACGGCATTTCTCTTTTTTGGATGGCCTCCGGTTTGAAAAGAGCCGCGAAAATTATTTCCTTAGAAAGGGAAATCGATTACATCGGAAGGGTTCGTTCGTATTTGGAAAAACATCCGTTCGGCGATCTGGACATTCATCTTTTAAAAACTCATTGTCTTCAATATCTAAAGGACGCGGACGAAGATCCGAAAGCGAACTGGAACGGGAAATTCGTTTTTATAGATTGTGATAAGGTCTTATATCCGGAGATCTTTCGGATTCTCAAACGCCTTCAACCGGACGTCGCTGTGTTCGATAACGTTCTTTGGCACGGGAGAATTTTCGATCCTTCCAGACAAGCTCCTTCGGACAAATCGGTTCGAGAGTTTTGGGACGAGGTTCGAAGTTCCGATCTTTCTTATACACTATTCCCGGTGGGAGACGGTCTGCTTCAGATTCGATTTCGCGAGAAGCGTTGA
- a CDS encoding N-acetylmuramoyl-L-alanine amidase: MRRLQNFSSFNNFILFYVLFSGAVLTAGPEKEEADSKSQPPSPFKTFKVVIDPGHGGVDLKPKEDHGDKYDPIADKFLELYKSGASSKGRKERAVVLELAKELKEILDLTKTPEGFETFKSYMKSFTNDDLPWIKIDSVMTRNGNAEEREYSSNEDPNAPYRLFDYPDKKTKKIKQGRISFINSEKPNLVVSLHLNPSYKEHPGGMAAVLSPSYRTFYVLKGISEGRYSEDKFTDSPWSEWMIFKEGWSKLENAVADAWIYFHGYWPNKSGKKTDLSAFEGYRQNMISWKYGDIPGWEELAKAGGKGPYSKSHKNFVAEGKFWEREKAEPELWRREDGREGFGGDNHYASAELMRFVQYGLRKRKTDEESPEPGPINKPYLSTYALPTFINAISAYLEIGYIDKEKDMTLMTKRKKDVAISLAAGIYSLAHGIKIKQQDYPYIPIGKKINWKRYENLKDGKNYFQIVSD; encoded by the coding sequence GTGAGGCGTCTTCAAAACTTTTCTTCGTTTAACAATTTCATTCTTTTTTACGTCTTGTTTTCGGGAGCGGTCCTTACGGCCGGTCCCGAAAAGGAAGAGGCGGATTCAAAATCTCAACCACCATCTCCATTCAAAACCTTCAAAGTAGTGATCGATCCCGGACACGGAGGTGTGGACCTTAAACCCAAAGAGGATCACGGAGATAAATACGATCCGATCGCGGATAAATTTCTGGAACTCTATAAGTCGGGTGCGTCCTCCAAAGGAAGAAAGGAGCGCGCGGTCGTATTAGAACTTGCTAAAGAACTCAAAGAGATTTTGGATCTTACGAAAACTCCGGAAGGTTTCGAAACCTTTAAGTCGTATATGAAGTCGTTTACAAACGACGATCTTCCTTGGATCAAAATCGATTCCGTAATGACGCGTAACGGTAACGCGGAGGAACGGGAATATTCTTCGAACGAAGACCCGAACGCTCCGTATCGTCTTTTCGATTATCCGGATAAAAAAACGAAGAAGATAAAACAGGGAAGAATTTCGTTTATCAATTCCGAAAAGCCGAACTTAGTCGTTTCTCTTCATCTCAATCCGAGTTATAAGGAACATCCCGGTGGTATGGCCGCCGTTCTTTCTCCCTCGTATAGAACCTTTTACGTTTTGAAAGGAATTTCGGAAGGACGTTATAGCGAGGATAAGTTTACCGATTCTCCTTGGTCGGAGTGGATGATCTTCAAGGAAGGTTGGTCCAAACTCGAGAATGCGGTCGCCGATGCATGGATTTATTTTCACGGTTACTGGCCGAACAAAAGCGGCAAAAAAACGGATCTTTCCGCGTTCGAAGGGTATCGCCAAAACATGATTAGTTGGAAATACGGCGACATTCCCGGTTGGGAAGAATTGGCAAAGGCGGGCGGTAAAGGACCGTATTCCAAAAGTCATAAGAACTTTGTAGCGGAAGGGAAATTTTGGGAAAGGGAAAAGGCCGAGCCCGAACTCTGGAGAAGAGAGGACGGACGAGAAGGTTTCGGCGGCGACAACCACTACGCTTCCGCGGAATTGATGCGTTTTGTTCAATACGGTTTGCGTAAAAGAAAGACCGATGAGGAATCTCCCGAACCCGGCCCGATCAACAAACCTTATTTGTCCACATACGCGCTTCCCACCTTTATCAACGCTATCTCCGCTTATTTAGAAATCGGTTATATAGATAAGGAAAAGGATATGACCTTGATGACCAAACGCAAAAAGGACGTTGCGATTTCTCTCGCGGCGGGTATTTATTCTTTGGCGCATGGAATTAAGATCAAACAACAGGATTATCCGTATATCCCCATCGGAAAGAAGATCAACTGGAAACGTTACGAAAATCTAAAAGACGGTAAGAATTACTTTCAGATCGTGAGCGATTGA
- a CDS encoding helix-turn-helix transcriptional regulator, whose product MKLKLLHPKGFYFFCFFIFNIVLWMIFEGIEFAIDPENSAIVAKYVDYFEIWIGSMTLFGIYFIANESKRIHSEIQESKDLIQDLRHKSLLSAGDREKFWNGVEKQFEHWKYTRSEIEVAVYLLRGLSNQQIAGIRDTSLRTVEVQASSIYQKSGTRGKLDFIAYFITPLLPEED is encoded by the coding sequence ATGAAATTGAAATTGCTTCATCCGAAAGGGTTTTACTTCTTTTGTTTTTTTATCTTCAATATTGTTCTTTGGATGATCTTTGAGGGAATCGAGTTCGCGATCGATCCCGAGAATTCCGCGATCGTAGCAAAATACGTCGACTACTTCGAAATCTGGATCGGGAGCATGACCCTGTTCGGAATCTACTTTATCGCAAACGAATCGAAACGGATTCATTCCGAAATTCAGGAATCCAAGGATCTCATTCAGGATCTTCGTCATAAATCGCTTTTGAGCGCGGGGGACCGCGAAAAATTCTGGAACGGTGTGGAAAAACAATTCGAACACTGGAAGTATACCCGATCCGAAATCGAAGTGGCGGTGTATCTTCTTCGGGGACTTTCCAATCAACAGATCGCCGGAATCCGGGATACGAGCCTTAGAACCGTCGAGGTGCAAGCCTCTTCCATCTATCAAAAATCGGGAACCAGAGGAAAACTGGATTTTATCGCCTACTTCATCACGCCGCTTCTTCCCGAGGAAGATTAG